The following proteins are encoded in a genomic region of Rhinoraja longicauda isolate Sanriku21f chromosome 14, sRhiLon1.1, whole genome shotgun sequence:
- the hmmr gene encoding hyaluronan mediated motility receptor, translating to MSFPRAPLKRFNERVGCAPAPGHYDIKQAEGSKGPVSFEKANRFRKQKDAGDQVNVDVEIGLISPASSRKNPNGTAPVGQMDATLALEYKKQKMLEQEIRCLLQQRGEQDKRLHALEEELKKVESKLAAAVREKSSLTSNVATLERQLSEVHKANELLKAKCSDDSTKKKINALCLELIEVKNKTDAKDKEINYLQISLESQVKLLQADLEASKATMAALQERNRSMEEMHQATKFHNEDLEKEMDKFHALTEELRQENTVLQDYLEKANEKIQDLQLKLRSNVGEYENKLQLMSTDMEEKCLASTIKQQQAEKDFEGMQDLLKQSTDDIADLQEKLALIEQHKLKMEEAKVETELKLSCCLEELSQIKIQFDGAKEEISLSAEQLIEKERETLNLQSCLKEREAIHCEQIQEVNTKWQHLEQEKERVEAECHELEQSLTRELALLKEKLDKTEQDLQQKQDQLFSITQEKEFSVSIYQQLYATHDDMSKEKLVLEEELEGALDELEQLQLKEVDVEKLAMQLEEENEIKTRQLDKLQEEVDGKIAELGKINEIHNKAVNELREEQRKSLRKLGDVEAQFESYRLSVTVELKSRQESNTALANELAEFQNQTKEQQQQLAESRLSKDKAKEEYARMLLEVQMKLAQKKPELQKLEETYNLKVNELERKLEQALACQVEKQRDVAVEEHVLAELKAEVQKWQALYEELHNKVKPFQDQLDSFEREKNALLSERGATQEELNKLSTDYAKLLGHQNQKQKIKHVMKLKQENVQLKQEMTKLRSQLSREKAEKKNQEPHGQGISRFDPAKAFKHTAKENLVPTTPLREGNINVP from the exons ATGTCCTTCCCCAGGGCGCCGCTCAAACGTTTCAACGAGAGAGTGG GTTGTGCCCCTGCACCGGGCCATTATGACATTAAACAGGCGGAAGGGTCCAAGGGTCCAGTATCTTTTGAGAAAGCAAACCGATTTAGAAAACAAAAAG ATGCAGGAGACCAAGTTAATGTTGATGTTGAGATAGGACTGATATCACCGGCAAGCTCCAGGAAGAATCCCAACGGGACTGCA CCCGTTGGTCAAATGGATGCAACCTTGGCTCTAGAATAtaagaaacagaaaatgttggaacaaGAG ATCCGGTGCCTGCTGCAACAGCGAGGGGAACAGGATAAAAGGCTTCATGCCCTGGAAGAAGAGCTGAAAAAGGTTGAAAGCAAACTGGCTGCAGCTGTGAGGGAAAAATCGTCCCTGACATCAAATGTTGCTACCTTGGAAAGACAGCTTTCGGAGGTTCATAAAGCCAATGAGTTACTCAAGGCAAAG TGTTCTGATGATAGTACCAAGAAGAAGATTAATGCCCTGTGCTTGGAGTTGATTGAAGTGAAGAACAAGACTGATGCCAAGGATAAG GAGATTAACTACCTTCAGATTAGTTTGGAAAGTCAAGTGAAACTCTTGCAAGCTGACCTGGAAGCTTCCAAAGCCACAATGGCTGCATTGCAAGAAAGAAACCGATCAATGG AAGAGATGCACCAGGCAACAAAATTCCATAATGAAGATCTGGAAAAGGAAATGGACAAGTTCCATG CTCTAACTGAGGAATTGCGCCAAGAGAATACAGTCCTGCAAGATTATttggagaaagccaatgaaaaAATTCAG GATCTTCAACTAAAATTGAGATCTAACGTCGGTGAATATGAGAATAAATTACAGCTGATGTCCACTGACATGGAAGAAAAATGCTTG GCTTCAACAATCAAGCAACAACAGGCTGAGAAAGACTTCGAGGGCATGCAAGATCTTCTGAAGCAATCCACAGATGACATTGCTGATCTTCAGGAAAAACT AGCTTTAATTGAGCAGCACAAACTGAAAATGGAGGAAGCCAAagttgaaactgaactgaaactctcCTGCTGTTTGGAAGAACTCAG CCAAATAAAGATACAGTTTGATGGGGCTAAAGAAGAAATCAGCCTGTCAGCAGAGCAGCTTattgagaaggaaagagaaaCCTTGAACCTCCAAAGCTGTCTAAAAGAGAGGGAGGCGATTCACTGTGAGCAGATACAAGAAGTAAATACAAAGTGGCAGCATCTTGAACAGGAGAAAG AAAGAGTAGAGGCAGAATGTCATGAGCTGGAGCAAAGTTTAACGAGAGAACTGGCTCTCCTGAAGGAAAAGCTGGACAAAACAGAGCAAGACCTGCAGCAGAAACAAGATCAACTTTTCTCCATCACACAAGAAAAG GAATTTTCAGTTTCCATATATCAGCAACTTTATGCCACCCATGATGATATGAGTAAGGAGAAACTGGTGTTGGAGGAAGAGCTGGAAGGTGCATTGGATGAACTGGAACAGTTGCAGCTGAAGGAGGTGGACGTAGAGAAGTTGGCTATGCAGCTGGAGGAGGAGAATGAAATCAAAACAAGACAGCTGGATAAGTTGCAGGAAGAGGTGGATGG GAAAATTGCAGAACTGGGGAAGATCAATGAGATTCACAACAAAGCGGTAAATGAGTTACGCGAGGAACAGAGAAAATCACTGCGGAAATTGGGAGACGTTGAAGCACAATTTGAAAG TTACAGACTCTCTGTAACTGTGGAGCTGAAATCTCGACAGGAGAGTAACACTGCATTGGCCAACGAGCTTGCGGAGTTCCAGAACCAGACCAAggaacagcagcagcagctggcAGAGAGCCGACTCTCTAAAGACAAGGCAAAAGAGGAATATGCAAG AATGCTGCTGGAAGTCCAGATGAAGTTGGCTCAGAAGAAACCTGAACTTCAAAAGTTGGAGGAAACTTATAACCTGAAAGTAAATGAGTTGGAAAGAAAGTTGGAACAGGCTCTGGCATGCCAAGTCGAGAAACAAAG GGATGTAGCTGTGGAGGAGCAtgttcttgcagaactaaaaGCTGAAGTACAGAAGTGGCAAGCTCTTTATGAAGAATTACACAACAAGGTCAAGCCTTTCCAG GACCAACTGGACTCGTTTGAAAGGGAGAAGAATGCCCTCCTGAGTGAGCGTGGGGCAACCCAGGAAGAGCTGAATAAACTGAGCACAGATTATGCCAAGCTGCTGGGCCATCAAAACCAGAAACAAAAGATAAAGCACGTGATGAAGCTGAAGCAGGAGAATGTGCAGCTAAAGCAG GAGATGACTAAATTACGAAGCCAACTATCCAGGGAGAAGGCTGAGAAGAAAAACCAAGAACCTCATGGCCAAGGCATCAGTCGGTTCGATCCTGCTAAAGCTTTCAAACATACAGCAAAGGAAAATCTGGTTCCAACCACGCCACTGAGAGAAG GGAACATAAATGTACCTTGA